In Malaclemys terrapin pileata isolate rMalTer1 chromosome 10, rMalTer1.hap1, whole genome shotgun sequence, the following are encoded in one genomic region:
- the RRN3 gene encoding RNA polymerase I-specific transcription initiation factor RRN3, with product MLGGDEFISSPPRKTVRFGGTLTDVLLKYQKGETTDFELLKHQLLDPEIKDAQIINWLQEFRASVAYLTKDFEQLVSILLKLPWLSRSQEVVEEYLGFLGNLVSAQTVYLRSCLRMIASHFIPPRVTIREDDVDISDSDDDEENLSGNFNTCHRALQTIAKYVPSTPQFLMPILVENFPFINKSERTLECYVHNLLRITVYLPTLRLEILELIIEKLLKIDVSAPRQDIEDAEETAKNSDIKEKTTEEGLFDMEEDEETNENKDTFSRSDMMAHPLAERLDILMNILFSYIKDICHVDGKLDVNNTKDLYRDLVTVFDKLILPTHASCHVQYFMFHICSFKLGFAEAFLDHLWKKLQNPNNPVVIRQTAGSYIGSFLARANFIPIVTVKACMDLLVNWLHIYIDNQDVGTKAYCDVALHGPFYSTCQAVFYALIFRHKQLLDGNLRKGLAYLQNLNFERIVMCQLNPLKICLPSIVNLFAAITRKYQLVFCYTIIERNNRQFLPVIRSSSGGDSVQTCTNPLDSFFPFDPYILKRSKKTIDPIYQIWEELSTEDLQELKKPFKKCTTEDEDDDFLKGETPQNDGMVGITPSSYDSNILSPASSVGSPPVTYVQRHL from the exons ATGTTGGGAGGAGATGAATTCATCAGTTCCCCACCAAGGAAGACTGTCAGGTTTGGTGGGACGTTGACAGATGTCTTGCTGAAATACCAAAAG GGTGAAACTACAGACTTTGAGTTGTTAAAGCACCAGCTGTTAGATCCGGAAATAAAG GATGCCCAAATCATTAATTGGCTGCAGGAATTTCGGGCTTCTGTTGCATACTTGACCAAAGACTTTGAGCAGCTAGTCAGCATTTTGTTG AAGCTGCCATGGTTGAGCAGGAGTCAAGAAGTGGTGGAAGAATATTTGGGTTTTCTTGGTAATCTAGTGTCAGCACAGACTGTGTACCTTAGATCATGTCTCCGCATGATTGCTTCACATTTTATACCCC CTCGAGTAACCATAAGGGAGGATGATGTGGATATTTCAGATTCTGATGATGATGAGGAAA atcTTTCTGGAAATTTTAACACATGTCATAGAGCACTGCAAACTATAGCAAAATATGTTCCTTC AACACCACAGTTTCTCATGCCGATACTTGTGGAAAACTTTCCTTTCATTAATAAATCAGAAAGAACTCTG GAATGTTATGTTCATAACCTGTTGCGAATTACTGTGTATCTTCCAACACTGAGGCTTGAAATTCTGGAACTTATTATTGAAAAGCTATTAAAGATAGAT GTAAGTGCCCCACGACAAGATATTGAGGATGCTGAAGAAACTGCTAAGAATTCTGATATCAAGGAAAAAACCACAGAGGAAGGACTCTTTGACATG GAAGAAGATGAAGAAACAAACGAAAATAAAGATACCTTCAGTAGGAGTGACATGATGGCCCATCCACTAGCAGAACGCTTGGATATTTTGATGAACATTCTGTTTTCTTACATTAAAGATATCTGCCATGTAGATG ggaaGCTTGATGTTAACAATACGAAGGACTTGTATCGGGATCTGGTTACTGTCTTTGACAAGCTCATTTTGCCAACCCATGCTTCATGTCATGTACAGTATTTCATGTTTCACATCTGTAGCTTTAAATTG gggTTTGCAGAAGCATTCTTAGACCATCTTTGGAAAAAATTGCAGAATCCAAATAATCCTGTGGTGATCAGACAGACTGCCGGAAGTTATATTGGCAGCTTCTTGGCAAGGGCTAACTTTATTCCAATTGT TACAGTGAAAGCATGCATGGATCTGTTAGTTAACTGGCTGCACATTTACATTGACAATCAGGATGTGGGGACAAAAGCTTACTGCGATGTTGCTCTTCATGGACCTTTTTACTCCACGTGCCAGGCTGTATTTTATGCTTTAATTTTTCGCCACAAGCAACTTTTGGATGGAAACTTAAGGAAAG GTTTGGCCTACCTGCAGAACTTAAATTTTGAACGCATAGTCATGTGCCAGCTAAACCCTCTGAAGATTTGCTTACCCTCCATTGTTAACTTGTTTGCTGCTATTACCAG gaAATACCAGTTGGTGTTCTGCTACACCATTATTGAAAGGAACAACAGGCAATTTTTGCCAGTCATCAGAAGCAGCAGTGGGGGTGATTCTGTACAGACTTGCACTAACCCGCTTGACAGTTTTTTCCCATTTGATCCTTACATTCTCAAAAG ATCAAAGAAGACCATTGATCCTATTTATCAGATTTGGGAAGAACTGAGTACTGAAGATCTTCAAGAACTTAAGAAACCCTTTAAAAAG TGTACAACTGAAGATGAAGACGATGACTTTCTGAAAGGAGAAACACCTCAAAATGATGGCATGGTTGGAATTACTCCAAGTTCTTATGACTCAAATATTCTGAGCCCGGCAAGCAGTGTAGGATCCCCTCCAGTAACATATGTACAACGGCACCTCTGA